The following are encoded together in the Bacillus sp. V2I10 genome:
- the addB gene encoding helicase-exonuclease AddAB subunit AddB — MGVRFVLGRSGSGKSHRLLNEIRMDLFDQPGGDPIVYLVPDQMTFGIEYELIKTPDLDGMMRAQTFSFSRLAWRILQETGGISRYHISGTGIQMMLRKLVEQHKQEFKIFAKASSKSGFIEHIESMITELKRYCLTPQDMEEKLERMSVNATRQEKALADKLHDVILLYKQLEIELSGTYVDSEDYLKLLAEKIAESSYIQSADIYIDGFHSFTPQEYEVITAFMNHAKSVTIALTADKPFHEHLPHELHLFRMTGMTYHKLSMLAEESKMDVDEVLVLNEMPRFIERPSLAHLERYLESRPVKPYEGKTNAVIAQAASRRSEIEGIARKIRGFVMNESYRYKDLAVLIRNIGDYQDLIEQVFRDYEIPFFIDQKRSMLNHPVIELIRSALEILNGNWRYEAVFRCIKTELLLPLEADKQEMREKMDQFENYVLSYGIQGSKWTKEERFVYRRYYSLDDEYVRTDEENEMEEMINQLRDLVVRPLHGLAQRMKGAKNGIGMAEALYLFLEELDIPLKLEQLRVEAEEAGRLIEAREHAQVWSAVTGMLDEFAEMMNEHSLSRKLFSEMIETGLEAMKFALVPPAIDQVVIASLERSRLLNVKISFVVGANDGVLPARPMEKGVLTEEDRMSLHHQGIELAPTAREQLLDESFIIYLALAGASHELYISYPLADEEGKALLPSMIIKRLRDLFPDIQTEIFINEPEELPEEEQLSFIVNEDVTISYLTSQLQAWKRSYPISSIWWDTYTYFTQQEQKETLSKVVGSLFYRNEAETLQSDISRELYGEHIQGSVSRMEMFKACAFSHYATHGLKLKERQYFRLEAPDIGQMFHSALKLISDRMHQLKLDWKDLSKDQCARLSHDAVETLAPRLQREILLSSNRHHYLKRKLVSIITRASSILSEHAKASGFAPAGLELGFGKGGPLPPIRFQLDNGCTMELIGRIDRVDKAESSKGVLLRIVDFKSSDKALNLAEVYYGLALQMLTYLDVIITHSKSWLGVEATPAGVLYFHVHDPMIQTASQLPQDKIEEEIFKKFKMKGLLLGDEEAVRLMDQTLDSGLSKIVSAGLKKDGGFRSDSAIASEGEFDLLRGHVRSIFQSIGTDITNGVVDIAPYKMKEKVPCTFCSFKSVCQFDQSLAENQYRMLKDDKNDVILTRLRNEAGGEENDTETK; from the coding sequence GTGGGAGTAAGATTTGTTTTAGGGAGATCTGGAAGCGGGAAATCACACCGGCTGTTAAATGAAATCCGCATGGATCTTTTTGATCAGCCGGGGGGAGACCCAATCGTTTATTTGGTGCCTGATCAAATGACGTTTGGCATTGAATATGAGCTGATCAAGACGCCTGATTTAGACGGGATGATGCGGGCTCAAACATTCAGCTTCAGCCGTCTGGCCTGGAGGATTCTGCAGGAAACCGGAGGAATCAGCCGTTATCATATTTCTGGAACAGGGATTCAAATGATGCTCCGGAAGCTTGTAGAACAGCATAAGCAGGAGTTTAAAATTTTTGCAAAAGCAAGCAGCAAAAGCGGATTTATCGAACATATTGAGTCGATGATTACAGAACTGAAGCGCTATTGCCTCACGCCGCAGGATATGGAAGAGAAGCTCGAAAGGATGTCAGTAAATGCTACCCGTCAGGAAAAGGCGCTTGCTGATAAGCTTCATGATGTTATCCTCCTTTATAAACAGCTTGAGATTGAACTCAGCGGAACATATGTTGATTCAGAGGATTATCTCAAGCTTTTGGCAGAGAAAATTGCCGAATCATCTTATATTCAAAGTGCTGATATTTATATAGATGGATTTCACAGCTTTACACCGCAGGAGTATGAAGTGATCACGGCATTTATGAATCATGCGAAAAGCGTAACCATAGCACTTACAGCGGACAAGCCGTTTCATGAGCATCTGCCGCATGAGCTGCATTTATTCAGAATGACGGGAATGACCTATCATAAGCTCTCAATGCTTGCTGAAGAATCAAAGATGGATGTGGATGAGGTGCTCGTATTAAACGAGATGCCGAGATTTATAGAACGTCCGTCTCTTGCCCATCTTGAACGATATCTTGAGTCAAGACCAGTAAAGCCGTACGAAGGGAAAACAAACGCGGTGATTGCCCAGGCCGCGTCACGCCGCTCAGAGATAGAAGGGATAGCCAGAAAAATCCGCGGTTTTGTTATGAATGAAAGTTACCGCTACAAAGATCTTGCCGTTTTAATTCGGAATATCGGAGACTATCAGGACTTAATTGAACAAGTGTTCAGAGATTATGAGATTCCATTTTTTATCGATCAAAAGCGTTCAATGCTGAATCACCCTGTCATTGAACTGATCAGATCCGCACTGGAAATCTTGAATGGCAACTGGCGCTATGAAGCGGTTTTCCGCTGCATTAAAACAGAACTCCTTCTTCCTCTTGAGGCCGACAAGCAGGAAATGCGGGAAAAAATGGATCAGTTTGAAAACTACGTGCTTTCATATGGGATTCAGGGCAGCAAATGGACGAAGGAAGAACGCTTTGTTTACCGCAGATACTATTCTCTGGACGATGAGTATGTCAGAACAGATGAAGAAAATGAAATGGAAGAAATGATCAATCAGCTAAGGGATCTGGTTGTCCGGCCGCTGCACGGACTCGCGCAAAGAATGAAAGGTGCTAAAAACGGCATCGGCATGGCTGAGGCTCTGTACCTGTTTCTTGAAGAGCTGGATATCCCGCTTAAGCTTGAGCAGCTGAGAGTGGAGGCTGAGGAAGCGGGAAGACTGATCGAGGCAAGAGAACATGCACAAGTATGGAGTGCTGTAACAGGAATGCTTGATGAGTTTGCTGAGATGATGAATGAGCATTCCCTTTCCCGCAAGCTATTTTCTGAAATGATTGAAACGGGTCTTGAAGCAATGAAGTTTGCGCTGGTTCCGCCAGCAATTGATCAGGTTGTCATCGCAAGCTTAGAACGATCAAGGCTGCTTAACGTAAAGATTTCATTTGTTGTTGGTGCGAATGATGGTGTCCTTCCTGCTAGACCGATGGAAAAAGGCGTGCTGACAGAGGAAGACCGGATGTCCCTCCATCATCAGGGGATTGAGCTTGCGCCAACTGCGCGCGAGCAGCTTTTAGATGAGAGTTTTATCATTTATTTAGCATTGGCTGGCGCATCCCATGAGCTGTATATCTCCTATCCTCTTGCAGATGAAGAGGGAAAAGCTTTGCTGCCTTCCATGATCATAAAAAGGTTAAGAGATTTATTTCCGGACATTCAAACGGAAATCTTTATAAATGAGCCTGAGGAGCTGCCTGAAGAGGAGCAGCTGTCCTTCATTGTGAATGAAGATGTTACGATATCTTATTTGACATCCCAGCTTCAAGCCTGGAAACGAAGCTATCCAATCAGCTCCATCTGGTGGGATACGTATACGTATTTTACCCAGCAGGAACAAAAAGAGACGTTATCAAAAGTCGTGGGAAGCCTGTTTTACCGAAACGAGGCAGAAACGCTGCAATCAGATATCAGCAGAGAGCTGTACGGCGAGCACATTCAAGGAAGTGTTTCGCGGATGGAAATGTTTAAGGCCTGCGCGTTTTCCCATTATGCAACGCACGGATTAAAGCTAAAGGAACGGCAATATTTCCGCTTGGAGGCACCGGATATCGGTCAGATGTTTCACTCTGCATTAAAGCTGATTTCAGATCGCATGCATCAATTAAAGCTTGATTGGAAGGATTTATCGAAAGACCAGTGTGCCCGTCTTTCCCATGATGCAGTTGAAACGCTGGCTCCAAGGCTTCAAAGGGAAATTCTATTAAGCTCAAACCGTCATCACTATTTAAAAAGAAAGCTTGTCAGCATTATAACGAGAGCATCGTCTATTTTAAGCGAGCATGCGAAGGCAAGCGGATTTGCGCCGGCCGGTCTTGAGCTCGGTTTTGGCAAAGGCGGTCCGCTGCCTCCTATCCGTTTTCAGCTTGATAATGGATGCACGATGGAATTGATCGGAAGGATTGACCGCGTGGATAAGGCGGAAAGCTCTAAAGGGGTTCTTCTCCGAATCGTTGATTTTAAATCAAGCGATAAAGCTCTGAATCTAGCAGAGGTGTATTACGGACTGGCCCTGCAAATGCTGACGTATTTAGATGTGATTATTACACATTCTAAAAGCTGGCTTGGAGTGGAAGCGACTCCTGCAGGCGTGCTTTATTTCCACGTGCATGATCCGATGATTCAGACTGCATCTCAGCTGCCTCAGGATAAAATTGAAGAGGAGATTTTCAAGAAGTTCAAAATGAAGGGGCTGCTCCTTGGAGATGAGGAAGCTGTACGGTTAATGGATCAGACATTAGACAGCGGTCTTTCGAAAATTGTATCTGCCGGCCTTAAAAAGGATGGCGGCTTCAGGTCTGACTCTGCGATTGCAAGCGAAGGCGAATTTGATTTGCTCCGCGGTCATGTGCGCTCCATTTTCCAAAGCATAGGAACCGATATTACAAACGGAGTTGTTGACATCGCTCCATACAAAATGAAGGAGAAAGTGCCATGCACGTTTTGCTCCTTTAAGTCAGTCTGTCAATTTGATCAATCATTGGCGGAAAATCAATACCGCATGCTGAAGGATGACAAAAATGATGTTATTCTCACTAGATTGCGGAACGAAGCAGGGGGGGAAGAGAATGATACCGAAACCAAGTGA
- a CDS encoding MFS transporter, which produces MRTRLISLINMGFLMSGIIGQLISSALEAAFNWAAVFYFFAGMYAVVTVGMVFLIEEKKRGTVQKKFFSSLGSILQNKKLLLCYLLTFVMLMSFVAYYEGIHREYGGTVSNEALFWSKAAGLTGVFFSLISVKLIIKYGKLTIVRYALIGMILSFIFTFSSTNLYMSAGLSVLYTASLSVCIPAVISLIGEYGGRDSATAVSLYSFLLLAGASLGPLIAGIFSFHEILFIFSVLYSIAVLFTIRK; this is translated from the coding sequence ATAAGAACCCGGCTGATTTCCCTTATCAATATGGGTTTTTTGATGTCTGGCATCATCGGGCAGCTGATCAGTTCGGCCCTTGAAGCAGCTTTCAATTGGGCTGCGGTGTTTTATTTTTTTGCAGGCATGTATGCTGTTGTTACAGTTGGGATGGTATTTTTAATTGAGGAAAAAAAGAGGGGAACTGTACAAAAAAAATTCTTCTCTTCTTTAGGTTCTATTCTTCAAAACAAAAAATTGCTGTTATGTTATCTCCTTACATTCGTAATGCTTATGTCTTTTGTCGCTTACTATGAAGGGATTCACAGAGAATACGGCGGAACTGTTTCAAATGAGGCTTTGTTTTGGAGCAAAGCAGCAGGATTAACCGGGGTATTCTTCTCGCTCATCAGTGTTAAGTTGATTATAAAATACGGGAAACTGACTATTGTCAGGTATGCATTGATTGGAATGATCCTTTCATTTATCTTTACATTTTCAAGCACGAACCTTTACATGTCAGCTGGACTTTCTGTCTTATACACAGCATCGCTTTCTGTTTGTATACCTGCGGTCATTTCACTTATCGGCGAATACGGAGGCCGTGACAGTGCAACTGCCGTATCCCTCTATTCATTTCTGCTTTTAGCCGGTGCAAGCTTAGGCCCTTTAATTGCTGGCATCTTCTCTTTTCATGAAATTCTGTTTATATTCTCAGTCTTATACAGCATAGCCGTTCTTTTTACAATCAGAAAATAG
- the lepB gene encoding signal peptidase I — protein MRKRYWFFSTVITFLLIITIKNLVFVDYKVEGVSMQPTLTAGHLLSINKVNHRLFDFKRFDIVVFKAPGGEDAYIKRVIGLPGDELEYKNDKLFVNGKAMEEPYLKSQKKGTPFGKLTGNFTLKEITGRKTIPEGYLFVLGDNRLVSRDSRQFGLISQDDVIGKVKE, from the coding sequence ATGAGAAAAAGATACTGGTTTTTTTCAACTGTCATCACTTTCTTGCTCATTATTACCATAAAAAATCTCGTTTTCGTTGATTACAAGGTAGAGGGTGTTTCCATGCAGCCCACTTTAACAGCCGGACATCTGCTGTCCATAAATAAGGTAAATCACCGCCTGTTTGATTTCAAGCGTTTTGATATCGTTGTGTTTAAAGCACCGGGCGGAGAAGATGCTTATATCAAAAGAGTGATCGGTTTGCCCGGGGATGAACTCGAATATAAAAACGATAAGCTGTTCGTCAATGGCAAAGCTATGGAAGAACCATATTTGAAGTCGCAGAAAAAAGGGACTCCTTTCGGCAAATTAACAGGGAACTTTACATTAAAAGAAATCACCGGAAGAAAAACAATTCCAGAAGGCTATCTTTTTGTTTTGGGGGATAATCGTCTCGTAAGCCGTGACAGCCGCCAATTCGGATTGATCAGCCAGGATGATGTGATCGGGAAAGTGAAAGAGTGA
- a CDS encoding TVP38/TMEM64 family protein encodes MELEAFLDYFTMERMMEFFKDYRSFGPLLGIGLPLLEAFLPFLPLVVFVVANANSFGLWFGFIYSWIGSCLGAIILFLIIRKYGQERFFRIFSRNATVQRMMGWLERHGFGPLFLLLCFPFTPSAAVNIVAGLSKVSIWQFSLAVLSGKFVMIFLISFIGYDLRAMITQPERTVIAVVVIFLLWFIGKQLEKRLNVKMLEKKRDH; translated from the coding sequence ATGGAACTCGAGGCGTTTCTGGATTATTTTACAATGGAAAGAATGATGGAATTTTTCAAAGATTACCGTTCGTTTGGCCCGCTGCTCGGCATAGGCCTGCCTTTGCTTGAAGCATTTCTGCCGTTTTTGCCGTTAGTGGTTTTTGTTGTAGCCAATGCCAATTCGTTTGGTCTGTGGTTTGGTTTTATTTATTCTTGGATTGGCAGCTGTCTTGGGGCAATCATCTTGTTTTTGATCATACGTAAATACGGACAGGAGAGGTTCTTCAGGATTTTCAGCCGGAACGCGACTGTGCAGAGAATGATGGGGTGGCTTGAGAGGCACGGGTTTGGTCCTTTGTTTTTACTGCTTTGCTTCCCGTTTACGCCCTCTGCAGCAGTTAATATCGTAGCAGGACTGTCCAAGGTGAGTATTTGGCAATTCAGTTTGGCTGTGCTCTCCGGAAAGTTTGTGATGATCTTTTTGATCAGTTTCATCGGCTACGATTTGCGGGCTATGATAACGCAGCCTGAAAGAACGGTCATTGCCGTTGTTGTGATTTTTTTATTGTGGTTCATCGGCAAGCAGCTCGAAAAGCGCCTGAATGTAAAAATGCTTGAGAAGAAAAGAGATCATTAA
- a CDS encoding competence protein ComK produces MGNEQEEYLDNYIANRFTMAILPEVHRGRLYSKVIEVEKELFVKLSPQDIVNRSCSYFGSSYEGRKAGTKDLMGITHKPPIVIDPGNYMFFFPTSSSSRRQCAWISHAHILQYAAADFDNTEIFFTNGSSETISVSSTSFENQLYRTAQLRTIITARIEEEHRKMNLLLFPKEKQTNLIYEQIIRELNKH; encoded by the coding sequence TTGGGAAATGAGCAAGAAGAGTATTTAGATAACTACATAGCAAACAGATTTACGATGGCGATCTTGCCTGAGGTGCACAGAGGAAGGCTGTATTCGAAAGTGATTGAGGTAGAGAAAGAGCTGTTTGTGAAGCTCAGTCCTCAGGATATTGTAAACCGCAGCTGCTCTTATTTCGGTTCCAGTTATGAAGGCCGCAAAGCCGGCACGAAAGATCTAATGGGGATTACACATAAACCTCCGATTGTCATTGATCCGGGGAATTATATGTTTTTCTTTCCAACGTCTTCTTCTTCAAGAAGACAATGCGCATGGATTTCGCATGCACACATTCTTCAATATGCAGCTGCTGATTTTGATAATACAGAAATCTTCTTTACAAATGGGAGCAGTGAGACGATTTCAGTATCTTCAACTTCTTTTGAAAATCAATTATACCGGACAGCACAGCTGCGCACGATCATTACAGCCCGTATCGAAGAAGAGCATCGTAAAATGAACCTGCTGCTGTTTCCAAAGGAAAAGCAGACAAACCTCATCTACGAACAAATCATTCGTGAGCTGAACAAGCACTAA
- a CDS encoding MFS transporter produces the protein MEFPRDGIGEEGRCFRVIKDKMRQPQNFHIVFLSIVFCFWFSMYIYIPTFSIYLDVLDMGYYASGIIMGSYGIMQIIIRFPLGIAADKYKISSKLLVAFGFAVSFISAILLALTNDFMPIFFGRFLAGVTAAMWVVLTIWYSSSFDESRSLKAMGILQSMTVASQLISMAISGWIADVLGFTSLFWIGGIFALIGLILVLSLSSADSVETDNKTGEAKQGDQIVRHVVKERKLWSLSLLSLLSHAVLFTTIFGFSSVYFNDLNDHSAAIMLLVIAFMLPHVLAPVVLALKKRSFSNPFLIMFICFVLGALSLLLMGGTNNWAVYCFLHTLLGLSLGFIFPVLLDQVSKTNHKAGSKTAMGFYQSIYSIGIVAGPIAAGYVARQADLRAVFIMSSILLFIGGMISAAESAAYQKSRKHNREHQVST, from the coding sequence ATGGAATTTCCAAGGGATGGAATAGGGGAAGAAGGAAGGTGTTTTAGGGTGATCAAGGATAAAATGCGGCAGCCTCAGAATTTCCATATCGTTTTTCTCAGTATTGTTTTTTGCTTTTGGTTTTCGATGTATATTTATATCCCAACATTCAGTATTTATTTGGATGTATTAGATATGGGATATTATGCCTCAGGAATAATCATGGGCAGCTATGGGATCATGCAAATAATCATCAGATTCCCATTAGGCATCGCGGCGGATAAATATAAAATCAGCAGTAAGTTATTGGTGGCCTTCGGGTTTGCAGTTTCATTCATTAGCGCAATCCTGCTAGCCTTGACGAACGACTTTATGCCAATCTTTTTCGGACGGTTTCTTGCGGGTGTTACAGCTGCCATGTGGGTAGTCCTGACCATTTGGTATAGTTCTTCTTTTGATGAAAGCCGATCACTAAAAGCAATGGGCATTTTACAATCAATGACTGTAGCTTCTCAATTGATCAGCATGGCAATCAGCGGCTGGATTGCTGATGTTCTAGGCTTTACAAGCTTATTCTGGATCGGTGGGATTTTTGCTTTAATCGGACTCATCCTTGTCCTATCCCTGTCTAGTGCTGACTCGGTGGAGACAGACAATAAAACAGGGGAAGCTAAACAGGGTGACCAAATTGTCAGGCATGTGGTGAAAGAGCGGAAATTGTGGTCACTAAGTCTTTTATCCCTCTTGTCCCACGCGGTTCTCTTTACAACTATTTTTGGTTTTTCATCCGTCTATTTTAATGACCTGAATGATCACTCTGCAGCCATAATGCTGCTTGTCATCGCTTTTATGTTACCGCACGTCCTTGCTCCTGTTGTGCTTGCTTTGAAAAAAAGATCCTTCTCTAACCCCTTTTTAATAATGTTCATTTGCTTTGTTTTAGGAGCTTTATCCCTATTACTGATGGGAGGCACAAACAATTGGGCTGTTTACTGTTTTTTGCACACTTTATTAGGTTTGTCCCTTGGTTTTATCTTTCCTGTTCTCTTGGACCAAGTCAGCAAAACAAACCATAAAGCGGGATCCAAAACGGCAATGGGATTCTATCAATCCATCTATTCAATCGGAATTGTGGCAGGACCGATAGCAGCAGGCTATGTTGCCAGACAAGCGGACCTTAGGGCCGTCTTTATCATGTCGTCCATTTTGCTTTTCATTGGAGGTATGATATCTGCTGCAGAAAGCGCAGCTTACCAGAAATCAAGAAAACATAATAGGGAGCATCAAGTTTCAACATAA
- a CDS encoding 5-deoxy-glucuronate isomerase — MYEKLGELTEGYTEMTKGDGKHSDMMQDIGIYAMQAGKSKTLSDSIQETAILLLEGAVQIEWSGKTKEMKRDSVFEEDPWCLHVPKGVDVTITALSASEVLVQKTDNDRIFEAKLYTPKDCKSAIAGEGVWNGTAERVIRTIFDYNSAPYSNLVIGEVISYPGRWSSYPPHHHAQPEVYYYRFDKPQGFGCAMVGPEAYRVEHNSFITIPGDLDHPQATAPGYAMYFCWMIRHLENSPWTERIMEEEHKWLLAPDAKIWPEK; from the coding sequence ATGTATGAAAAATTAGGTGAATTAACAGAAGGGTATACGGAAATGACAAAAGGCGACGGCAAACACAGCGATATGATGCAGGATATCGGTATTTATGCCATGCAGGCTGGTAAATCGAAAACGCTAAGCGACAGTATTCAAGAAACAGCGATACTGCTTCTTGAAGGTGCCGTTCAAATAGAATGGAGTGGGAAGACAAAGGAAATGAAGCGTGATAGCGTTTTTGAAGAAGATCCTTGGTGTCTTCATGTTCCTAAAGGTGTAGATGTAACGATTACGGCGCTTTCAGCAAGCGAAGTGCTAGTCCAAAAAACAGACAATGATCGTATATTTGAAGCGAAATTATACACGCCGAAGGATTGCAAGAGCGCGATCGCCGGAGAAGGCGTCTGGAACGGAACAGCAGAACGTGTCATCCGGACTATTTTTGATTATAATAGTGCTCCTTATTCGAATCTTGTTATAGGAGAAGTCATTTCCTATCCAGGCCGATGGTCTAGCTATCCGCCTCACCATCATGCTCAGCCAGAAGTGTACTATTACCGTTTTGATAAACCTCAAGGCTTTGGATGTGCAATGGTCGGACCGGAAGCATACCGCGTTGAGCACAACAGTTTTATTACGATTCCAGGTGACCTTGATCACCCTCAAGCGACTGCACCGGGATATGCTATGTATTTCTGCTGGATGATTCGCCATCTGGAAAACAGTCCATGGACAGAACGAATCATGGAAGAGGAACATAAATGGCTGCTTGCGCCCGATGCAAAAATCTGGCCGGAAAAATAA
- the iolE gene encoding myo-inosose-2 dehydratase yields MFKTNQVKLAIAPIGWTNDDMPELGSEVTFEQCISEMALSGFTGSEVGNKYPRDTKVLKKALSLRGLEIASAWFSSFLTLKPFEETADAFKEHRDFLFEMGAKVIVVSEQGNSIQGQMDSSLFDHKPVFTENEWTLLLEGLHHLGDLAAEKGMKIVYHHHMGTGIQTTEEIARLMTGTDPEKVSLLYDTGHLVFSGEDHLTVLSTYMDRIHHVHLKDVRADIVKKVREEKLSFLQAVKAGVFTVPGDGLIDFKPVFEALSAAEYKGWFVVEAEQDPAVANPFENAVKARQYIREMSGI; encoded by the coding sequence ATGTTTAAAACCAATCAAGTGAAATTAGCTATTGCACCAATCGGCTGGACAAATGATGATATGCCTGAGCTTGGCAGTGAAGTGACATTCGAGCAATGTATTAGTGAAATGGCGCTATCCGGATTTACAGGAAGTGAAGTAGGAAATAAATATCCGCGTGACACAAAGGTACTAAAAAAGGCATTGTCTTTACGCGGTTTAGAAATTGCCAGCGCATGGTTCAGCTCCTTTTTAACATTAAAACCATTTGAAGAAACAGCGGATGCGTTTAAAGAACACCGTGACTTTTTATTTGAGATGGGTGCAAAAGTGATTGTGGTATCTGAACAAGGCAACAGCATCCAAGGACAAATGGATTCATCGCTGTTTGATCATAAGCCAGTCTTCACAGAAAACGAATGGACGCTGCTATTGGAAGGTTTGCATCATCTTGGAGATCTCGCAGCGGAAAAAGGAATGAAAATTGTCTACCATCATCACATGGGTACTGGTATTCAGACGACAGAAGAAATTGCCCGGTTAATGACTGGAACGGATCCTGAAAAGGTTTCGCTTCTTTATGATACAGGGCACCTTGTATTCTCAGGGGAAGACCATCTTACCGTTTTAAGCACCTATATGGATCGCATTCATCATGTTCACTTAAAAGATGTACGAGCCGATATTGTTAAAAAAGTGCGTGAAGAAAAGCTGAGCTTTTTACAGGCTGTCAAAGCAGGCGTATTTACAGTGCCGGGAGATGGTTTAATCGACTTCAAGCCAGTGTTTGAAGCGTTGAGTGCAGCTGAATATAAAGGATGGTTTGTCGTTGAGGCTGAGCAGGACCCAGCAGTTGCCAATCCTTTTGAGAATGCAGTGAAAGCACGCCAGTATATTCGTGAAATGAGCGGGATTTAA
- the iolD gene encoding 3D-(3,5/4)-trihydroxycyclohexane-1,2-dione acylhydrolase (decyclizing), protein MDTIQLTTAQALVKFLNEQYIEFDGKQERFIKGIFTIFGHGNVLGLGQALEENPGELEVYQGRNEQGMANAAMAFAKQKHRKQIMACTSSVGPGAANMVTSAAAATANNIPVLLLPGDVFATRQPDPVLQQIEQTHDLSISTNDAFRTVSKYWDRVSRPEQLMSAMLNAMRVLTNAADTGAVTIALPQDVQGEAWDFPQSFFKKRIHRIDRRLPSAESVQDAVKLIQLKKKPLLILGGGVRYSEAADTLVKFAETFHIPFGETQAGKSGVESNHPLNLGGLGVTGNSAANTLAKEADLIIGVGTRFTDFTTASKQLFGKADVLTINVSEFHAAKLDAVKVVADAKAGLEAIAAKLGDYRSAYENEIEDVKQGWQIELNRLYGVAYGDHFTPEIAGHLDEKLPEYKEALGTELTQTSVLGALNEMVADNAIVVGAAGSLPGDMQRMWVSRTRNTYHMEYGYSCMGYEIAGALGVKLAEPDREVYAMTGDGSYLMLHSELVTSLQEGKKINVVLFDNSGFGCINNLQMENGMGSFGTEFRKRNPETGKMDGPVMAIDYAKAAEGYGVKTYSVRTMDELHAAVIDSKKQTVSTLIDIKVLPKTMTHGYDSWWHVGLAQVSEKESIKTAFKNKETNLEKARAY, encoded by the coding sequence GTGGATACGATACAATTGACAACTGCACAGGCACTCGTGAAATTTTTAAATGAACAGTATATAGAATTTGATGGAAAACAGGAACGTTTTATTAAAGGGATTTTTACTATTTTCGGCCACGGGAATGTGCTTGGACTTGGCCAGGCACTAGAAGAAAATCCAGGAGAATTGGAAGTATATCAGGGACGAAATGAACAGGGAATGGCTAATGCTGCGATGGCGTTTGCTAAACAGAAACATCGGAAACAGATCATGGCATGCACTTCATCTGTTGGACCTGGAGCAGCAAACATGGTCACTTCTGCCGCTGCTGCTACAGCGAATAATATTCCGGTTCTATTATTACCCGGTGATGTTTTCGCAACACGCCAGCCAGATCCAGTGCTTCAGCAGATCGAACAAACCCACGATTTATCCATTTCAACAAATGATGCATTCCGGACTGTAAGTAAATATTGGGATCGCGTCAGCCGGCCAGAACAGCTTATGTCTGCGATGCTGAATGCGATGCGTGTATTGACGAATGCAGCAGATACAGGCGCTGTCACGATTGCACTTCCGCAGGATGTACAGGGCGAGGCATGGGATTTCCCTCAAAGCTTTTTCAAAAAACGTATTCATCGGATTGACCGCAGGCTTCCATCTGCTGAAAGTGTGCAGGATGCCGTGAAACTTATTCAGTTAAAGAAAAAGCCATTGCTGATTTTGGGCGGAGGCGTCCGTTATTCTGAAGCAGCTGACACTTTAGTGAAATTTGCAGAAACGTTTCATATCCCATTTGGTGAAACCCAGGCTGGCAAAAGCGGTGTGGAAAGTAATCATCCGCTCAATTTGGGCGGACTCGGCGTAACTGGTAACTCGGCTGCTAACACACTGGCAAAAGAAGCAGACCTGATTATTGGGGTCGGTACGCGTTTTACTGATTTTACAACAGCGTCTAAGCAGTTGTTTGGAAAGGCTGACGTACTTACGATAAACGTTTCAGAATTCCATGCAGCAAAACTTGATGCAGTAAAAGTAGTCGCTGATGCAAAAGCCGGACTTGAAGCCATTGCAGCTAAACTAGGAGACTATCGTTCTGCTTATGAAAATGAAATTGAAGATGTGAAGCAAGGCTGGCAGATTGAATTGAACCGCTTATACGGTGTTGCTTATGGCGATCACTTCACACCGGAAATAGCTGGTCACCTCGATGAAAAGCTGCCTGAATATAAAGAAGCGCTTGGCACTGAATTGACACAGACAAGTGTGCTTGGAGCATTAAATGAAATGGTGGCTGATAATGCGATTGTGGTTGGGGCAGCCGGCAGTCTGCCAGGCGACATGCAGCGTATGTGGGTTTCCAGAACACGCAACACCTATCACATGGAATATGGCTACTCATGCATGGGCTACGAAATAGCTGGAGCTCTAGGAGTTAAGCTTGCCGAGCCGGACCGGGAAGTATACGCGATGACTGGTGATGGCAGCTATTTGATGCTTCATAGTGAGCTTGTCACATCCCTGCAGGAAGGGAAGAAAATAAATGTTGTCCTGTTTGATAATTCAGGTTTTGGCTGCATTAACAATTTGCAGATGGAAAACGGAATGGGCAGCTTTGGTACAGAATTTCGAAAAAGAAACCCTGAAACGGGAAAAATGGATGGTCCGGTCATGGCTATTGACTATGCAAAAGCCGCAGAAGGCTATGGTGTTAAAACATACTCCGTCAGAACTATGGATGAACTTCATGCAGCCGTCATTGACTCGAAAAAGCAAACAGTAAGTACACTGATCGACATTAAAGTGCTTCCAAAAACGATGACACACGGTTACGATTCATGGTGGCATGTTGGTTTAGCTCAAGTTTCTGAAAAAGAAAGCATCAAGACTGCATTTAAAAACAAGGAAACTAATCTTGAAAAAGCGCGTGCTTATTGA